A portion of the Rhodopseudomonas sp. BAL398 genome contains these proteins:
- a CDS encoding 2-oxoglutarate dehydrogenase E1 component, with amino-acid sequence MSRQDANAAFALSSFLQGANASYIDDLYARFEADPGSVDAEWQEFFKSLKDQPSDVQKNAEGPSWAQANWPLTPNDDLTSALDGNWAQVEKAVGSKIAAKAKAQAKGTEPPVDVNQATRDSVRALMLIRAYRMRGHFHAKLDPLGLEPARDHEELDPRTYGFSEADYDRRIFLDHVLGLEYGTLREIVAICERTYCQTMGIEFLHISNGAQKSWIQERIEGPDKEISFTREGRRAILMKLIEAEGFEKFCDLKFTGTKRFGLDGGESLIPALEQIIKRGGNLGVREIVFGMPHRGRLNVLTQVMGKPHRALFHEFKGGSANPDEVEGSGDVKYHLGASSDREFDHNKVHLSLTANPSHLEIVDPVVLGKVRAKQDQHGDLPEERVSVLPLLMHGDAAFAGQGVVAECFGLSDLKGYRTGGSIHFIVNNQIGFTTYPRYSRSSPYPSDVAKMIDAPIFHVNGDDPEAVVFAAKIAVEFRQKFHKPVVIDMFCYRRHGHNEGDEPAFTQPMMYRKIAGHPTTLEIYSKRLIADGVMTEGEIDKAKADWRARLDAELEAGTGYRPNKADWLDGKWAGFKSADQEEDPRRGITGVDVAALKAIGNKITKVPEGFRVHRTVHRYLENRAKAIDSGIGIDWATGEALAFCTLLLEGHRVRLSGQDSERGTFSQRHSVLFDQEDETRYTPFNHLSPDQGHYEVINSLLSEEAVLGFEYGYTLAEPNALTIWEAQFGDFANGAQVLFDQFISSGERKWLRMSGLVCMLPHGYEGQGPEHSSARLERFLQMCAEDNMQVVHPTTPANFFHVLRRQLKREIRKPLILMTPKSLLRHKRAVSRLDELGADTSFHRILFDDAEKLPDEKIKLVADDKMRRVVLCSGKVYYDLYEERERREINDVYLLRVEQLYPVPLKALVQELSRFKQAEIVWCQEEPRNMGAWHFIEPYLEWVLNQVGAPNKRPRYAGRPASAATATGLMSKHLAQLKALLDEALR; translated from the coding sequence ATGTCTCGCCAGGACGCGAATGCCGCTTTTGCCCTTTCTTCGTTTCTGCAGGGCGCCAATGCCAGCTATATCGACGACCTCTATGCACGCTTTGAGGCCGATCCCGGCTCGGTCGACGCCGAGTGGCAGGAGTTTTTCAAGAGCCTGAAAGACCAGCCCTCGGACGTTCAGAAGAACGCCGAGGGACCGTCCTGGGCGCAGGCCAACTGGCCGCTGACCCCGAACGACGATCTGACCTCGGCGCTCGACGGCAACTGGGCCCAGGTCGAAAAGGCGGTCGGCAGCAAGATCGCCGCCAAGGCCAAGGCTCAGGCCAAGGGAACCGAGCCGCCGGTCGACGTCAACCAGGCGACCCGGGATTCGGTGCGGGCCCTGATGCTGATCCGCGCCTACCGGATGCGCGGTCATTTCCACGCCAAGCTCGATCCGCTCGGGTTGGAACCGGCGCGCGACCACGAGGAGCTCGATCCGCGCACCTATGGTTTCAGCGAGGCCGATTACGACCGCCGGATCTTCCTCGATCACGTGCTGGGGCTGGAATACGGCACGCTGCGCGAGATCGTCGCGATCTGCGAGCGGACCTATTGCCAGACCATGGGCATCGAGTTTCTGCACATCTCCAATGGCGCGCAGAAGAGCTGGATCCAGGAACGCATCGAAGGTCCCGACAAGGAGATCAGCTTCACCCGCGAGGGTCGCCGCGCCATCTTGATGAAGCTGATCGAGGCCGAAGGCTTCGAGAAGTTCTGCGACCTGAAATTCACCGGCACCAAGCGGTTCGGGCTCGACGGCGGCGAATCGCTGATCCCGGCGCTGGAGCAGATCATCAAGCGCGGCGGCAATCTCGGCGTCCGCGAAATCGTGTTCGGCATGCCGCATCGCGGCCGGCTCAACGTGCTGACCCAGGTGATGGGCAAGCCGCACCGCGCGCTGTTTCACGAATTCAAGGGCGGCTCGGCCAATCCCGACGAGGTCGAGGGCTCGGGCGACGTCAAATATCACCTCGGCGCCTCGTCGGACCGCGAATTCGACCACAACAAGGTGCATCTGTCGCTGACGGCGAACCCGTCGCATCTCGAAATCGTCGATCCGGTGGTGCTGGGCAAGGTCCGCGCCAAGCAGGACCAGCATGGCGATCTTCCCGAGGAGCGGGTCTCGGTGCTGCCGCTGCTGATGCATGGCGACGCCGCCTTCGCCGGCCAGGGCGTGGTTGCGGAATGTTTCGGCCTGTCCGACCTGAAGGGTTACCGCACCGGCGGTTCGATCCACTTCATCGTCAACAACCAGATCGGCTTCACCACCTATCCGCGCTATTCGCGCTCCTCGCCCTATCCGTCCGACGTCGCCAAGATGATCGACGCGCCGATCTTCCACGTCAACGGCGACGATCCGGAGGCGGTGGTGTTCGCGGCCAAGATCGCGGTCGAATTCCGGCAGAAATTCCACAAGCCGGTCGTCATCGACATGTTCTGCTATCGCCGCCACGGCCATAATGAAGGCGACGAACCGGCTTTCACCCAGCCGATGATGTACCGCAAGATCGCCGGCCATCCGACCACGCTGGAAATCTACTCGAAGCGGCTGATCGCCGACGGGGTGATGACCGAGGGCGAGATCGACAAGGCCAAGGCCGACTGGCGCGCCCGGCTCGACGCCGAGCTCGAGGCCGGCACCGGCTATCGGCCCAACAAGGCCGACTGGCTCGACGGCAAATGGGCCGGCTTCAAATCCGCCGACCAGGAAGAGGATCCGCGCCGCGGCATCACCGGCGTCGACGTCGCCGCGCTGAAGGCGATCGGCAACAAGATCACCAAGGTCCCCGAGGGCTTCCGGGTCCACCGCACGGTGCATCGCTATCTGGAGAACCGCGCCAAGGCGATCGATTCCGGCATCGGCATCGACTGGGCCACCGGCGAGGCCTTGGCGTTCTGCACCCTGCTGCTGGAGGGCCACCGGGTCCGGCTGTCCGGCCAGGATTCCGAGCGCGGCACCTTCTCGCAGCGCCATTCGGTGCTGTTCGACCAGGAAGACGAGACCCGCTACACCCCGTTCAATCACCTCAGCCCCGACCAGGGCCATTACGAGGTGATCAATTCGCTGCTGTCGGAAGAAGCCGTGCTCGGCTTCGAATACGGCTATACGCTGGCCGAGCCGAACGCGCTGACGATCTGGGAAGCGCAATTCGGCGACTTCGCCAATGGCGCGCAGGTGTTGTTCGACCAGTTCATCTCGTCGGGCGAACGCAAATGGCTGCGGATGAGCGGCCTGGTCTGCATGCTGCCGCACGGCTATGAGGGCCAGGGGCCGGAGCATTCGTCGGCGCGGCTCGAGCGTTTCCTGCAGATGTGCGCCGAGGACAACATGCAGGTGGTGCACCCCACCACCCCGGCGAACTTCTTCCACGTGCTTCGGCGCCAGCTCAAGCGCGAGATCCGCAAGCCGCTGATCCTGATGACGCCGAAGTCGTTGCTGCGCCACAAGCGCGCGGTGTCACGGCTCGACGAACTCGGCGCCGACACCAGCTTCCACCGCATCCTGTTCGATGACGCCGAGAAGCTGCCGGACGAGAAGATCAAGCTGGTCGCGGACGACAAGATGCGCCGCGTCGTGCTGTGCTCCGGCAAGGTCTATTACGATCTCTACGAGGAGCGCGAGCGCCGCGAGATCAACGACGTCTATCTGTTGCGGGTCGAGCAGCTTTATCCGGTGCCGCTGAAGGCGCTGGTCCAGGAGTTGTCGCGCTTCAAGCAGGCAGAAATCGTCTGGTGCCAGGAAGAGCCGCGCAACATGGGCGCGTGGCATTTCATCGAGCCCTATCTGGAATGGGTGCTCAATCAGGTCGGCGCGCCGAATAAGCGGCCGCGCTATGCCGGCCGCCCCGCCTCGGCTGCGACCGCGACCGGCCTGATGTCGAAGCATCTGGCCCAGCTCAAGGCCTTGCTGGACGAGGCGCTGCGCTGA
- the odhB gene encoding 2-oxoglutarate dehydrogenase complex dihydrolipoyllysine-residue succinyltransferase — MTEIRVPTLGESVTEATIGRWFKKAGDAVAVDEPLVELETDKVTIEVPAPSAGTLGEIIAKDGETVAVGALLGQITEGAAGKAAPAKAPAAAAPAAAPAAAPAAAAAPAPTTKSPPADTPQAPSVRRLSAESGVDASTVPGSGKDGRVTKGDMLAAIEKAASAPTPVNQPAAAVQVRAPSPADDAAREERVKMTRLRQTIARRLKEVQNTAAMLTTFNEVDMSHIMAMRTQYKEVFEKKHGSKLGFMGFFTKACVHALKDIPAANAEIDGTDLIYKNYYHVGVAVGTDKGLVVPVVRDCDTKSIAAIEKTIADFGRRARDGALKIDEMQGGTFTITNGGIYGSLMSTPILNAPQSAILGMHKIQERPVAIAGKVEIRPMMYLALSYDHRVIDGKEAVTFLVRVKENLEDPARMVLDL; from the coding sequence ATGACTGAAATTCGCGTTCCGACGCTCGGCGAATCAGTGACCGAAGCCACGATCGGCCGCTGGTTCAAGAAGGCCGGCGATGCCGTCGCGGTCGACGAGCCGCTGGTCGAATTGGAAACCGACAAGGTGACCATCGAAGTACCGGCGCCCTCCGCCGGCACGCTCGGCGAGATCATCGCCAAGGACGGCGAGACCGTCGCGGTCGGCGCGCTGCTCGGACAGATCACCGAAGGTGCCGCCGGCAAGGCCGCCCCCGCCAAGGCGCCCGCTGCGGCAGCCCCTGCTGCCGCCCCCGCCGCTGCGCCGGCCGCAGCAGCCGCGCCGGCGCCGACAACCAAATCCCCGCCCGCCGATACGCCGCAGGCGCCGTCGGTACGCCGGCTGTCGGCCGAGAGCGGCGTCGACGCCTCGACCGTGCCGGGCTCCGGCAAGGACGGCCGCGTCACCAAGGGCGACATGCTGGCGGCGATCGAAAAGGCGGCCTCGGCGCCGACCCCGGTCAATCAGCCCGCCGCGGCGGTGCAGGTCCGCGCCCCGTCGCCGGCCGACGACGCCGCCCGCGAGGAGCGCGTGAAGATGACGCGGCTGCGCCAGACCATCGCGCGCCGGCTCAAGGAAGTGCAGAACACCGCGGCGATGCTGACGACCTTCAATGAGGTCGACATGAGCCACATCATGGCGATGCGCACGCAGTACAAAGAGGTGTTTGAGAAGAAGCACGGCTCCAAGCTCGGCTTCATGGGCTTCTTCACCAAGGCCTGCGTGCACGCGCTCAAGGACATCCCGGCCGCCAATGCCGAGATCGACGGCACCGATCTGATCTACAAGAATTACTACCATGTCGGCGTCGCCGTCGGCACCGACAAGGGCCTGGTGGTCCCGGTGGTGCGCGACTGCGACACCAAATCGATCGCCGCGATCGAGAAGACGATCGCCGATTTCGGCCGGCGCGCCCGCGACGGCGCGCTCAAGATCGACGAAATGCAGGGCGGCACCTTCACCATCACCAATGGCGGCATCTACGGCTCGCTGATGTCGACCCCGATCCTGAACGCACCGCAATCGGCGATCCTGGGCATGCACAAGATCCAGGAACGCCCGGTCGCGATCGCCGGCAAGGTCGAGATCCGGCCGATGATGTATCTGGCGCTCAGCTACGACCACCGCGTCATCGACGGCAAGGAAGCCGTCACCTTCCTGGTCCGGGTCAAGGAGAACCTGGAAGACCCGGCCCGGATGGTGCTGGATCTGTAA
- a CDS encoding DUF4160 domain-containing protein: MPTIAIVAGVRIIIYPKDHLPPHLHARFAEFEVMISILTGDVLEGSLPTAKLREVQSWLAANREQVAYVWQEVRALRYSGGRIDQ, encoded by the coding sequence ATGCCGACGATCGCTATTGTCGCCGGCGTTCGCATCATCATCTATCCAAAGGACCACCTGCCGCCACATCTCCATGCCCGTTTTGCCGAGTTTGAGGTGATGATCTCGATCTTGACCGGGGATGTCTTGGAAGGATCTCTACCGACGGCGAAGTTGCGGGAGGTGCAGTCCTGGCTCGCGGCAAATCGCGAGCAGGTTGCCTATGTTTGGCAGGAAGTCCGTGCGCTTCGCTATAGCGGAGGGAGGATCGATCAATGA
- a CDS encoding DUF2442 domain-containing protein: MNYRIADVSVLRYPVLRITFDDGLSGEYDLSDMIANGPAFARLRDEAFFAGVAVDPDGHTFGWNLNDIGNEIDFCPDATRILIETQEVAKLADHYRASRSAAE, encoded by the coding sequence ATGAATTACCGCATCGCCGACGTCTCCGTCCTGCGCTACCCGGTTCTGAGGATCACGTTCGACGATGGCCTGTCGGGCGAATATGATCTCTCGGACATGATCGCCAATGGTCCGGCGTTCGCGCGGTTGCGCGATGAAGCCTTCTTTGCCGGCGTCGCGGTCGATCCGGACGGCCATACATTCGGATGGAATTTGAACGATATCGGCAACGAGATCGATTTTTGTCCGGACGCGACGCGCATCCTCATTGAGACGCAGGAAGTGGCCAAGCTCGCGGATCATTATCGCGCGAGCCGGTCTGCTGCCGAATAG
- a CDS encoding MAPEG family protein → MPPLPTEITVLGWSVVLLIGQIFLASVPVTLELGGQYQAGPRDAGKVAHGKFAGRAGRAFRNLLETYPVFVALALALVVTGRGGGWGALGAEIWLLARIVYVPLYLVQIPFARSLAWFVSLLALIAMLIRLLS, encoded by the coding sequence ATGCCGCCATTGCCGACCGAAATCACCGTGCTGGGCTGGAGCGTCGTGCTGCTGATCGGGCAGATATTTCTGGCGTCGGTGCCGGTGACCTTGGAGCTCGGCGGTCAGTATCAGGCCGGCCCGCGCGACGCCGGCAAAGTCGCGCATGGCAAATTCGCCGGACGCGCCGGCCGGGCGTTTCGCAATTTGCTCGAGACCTATCCGGTGTTCGTGGCGCTGGCGCTGGCGCTCGTCGTGACCGGCCGCGGCGGCGGCTGGGGCGCGCTTGGCGCCGAGATCTGGCTGCTGGCGCGGATTGTCTACGTGCCGCTGTATCTGGTGCAAATTCCATTCGCCCGCAGCCTGGCGTGGTTCGTGTCGCTGCTGGCGCTGATCGCCATGCTGATCCGGCTGCTGAGCTGA
- a CDS encoding SDR family oxidoreductase — MTDRVVIVTGGSRGIGRATAIAAAARGFRVVIGYASNAVAAAEVVAKIEARNGKAVAVKCDVGDEDDIVALFKAADAFGTLGALVNNAGIVGPTSRVDEMSAERIQRMMAVNVTGSILCAREAVKRLSTRHGGQGGVIVNLSSVAAKLGSPNTYVDYAASKGAIDSFTVGLGHEVAGEGIRVAAIRPGLIDTDIHASGGDPERAHRLSSNVPMKRVGTADEIANAIVWLLSDEASYVTSAILDVSGGR, encoded by the coding sequence TTGACCGATCGCGTTGTCATCGTCACCGGCGGAAGCCGCGGCATCGGCCGGGCCACCGCGATCGCCGCCGCGGCGCGCGGCTTCCGGGTCGTCATCGGCTATGCCAGCAACGCGGTCGCGGCCGCCGAGGTGGTGGCCAAGATCGAGGCCCGCAACGGCAAGGCGGTGGCGGTCAAATGCGACGTCGGCGACGAGGACGATATCGTAGCGCTGTTCAAGGCGGCGGATGCGTTCGGCACGCTCGGCGCGCTGGTCAACAATGCCGGCATCGTCGGCCCGACCTCGCGGGTCGACGAAATGTCGGCCGAGCGGATCCAGCGCATGATGGCGGTCAACGTCACCGGCAGCATCCTGTGCGCGCGCGAGGCGGTCAAACGCCTATCGACCCGGCATGGCGGCCAGGGCGGCGTCATCGTCAACCTGTCGTCAGTCGCCGCCAAGCTCGGCTCGCCCAACACCTATGTGGATTACGCCGCCTCCAAGGGCGCAATCGATTCCTTCACCGTCGGCCTCGGCCACGAGGTCGCTGGCGAAGGCATTCGCGTCGCGGCGATCCGCCCCGGCCTGATCGATACCGACATCCATGCCTCCGGCGGCGACCCCGAGCGCGCCCACCGGCTCAGCTCGAACGTGCCGATGAAGCGCGTCGGCACCGCCGACGAAATCGCCAACGCCATCGTCTGGCTGTTGTCCGACGAGGCCTCCTACGTCACCAGCGCCATTCTCGACGTCTCGGGCGGGCGCTAA
- a CDS encoding DUF4160 domain-containing protein, with product MPVVAMVDGVKIEFYPDEHPPPHFPARSAEFVAQIEIRTGRILRGSLPPAKLGRVLSWTDRHQMDLMKAWTAVEELRKPERSMTEIVAIKSAEPVIFGVLKIVWTDDFAGVVDLRPLLAKGEMFEFLRANPARFDDLKLEDHGYKIFWLDDEGDEIDFGSDSLRQRAVRQASLLHLAS from the coding sequence GTGCCGGTGGTCGCGATGGTCGATGGCGTGAAGATCGAATTCTATCCAGACGAGCATCCGCCGCCGCATTTCCCCGCCCGGTCGGCGGAGTTCGTGGCTCAAATTGAGATCCGGACCGGCCGGATTTTGCGCGGGTCGCTGCCTCCCGCGAAACTCGGCCGTGTGCTATCCTGGACCGACAGGCACCAAATGGACCTGATGAAAGCCTGGACCGCGGTTGAGGAGCTGCGCAAGCCGGAGAGATCAATGACTGAGATCGTCGCCATCAAGAGCGCGGAGCCGGTGATATTCGGGGTTCTCAAGATCGTCTGGACTGACGATTTTGCCGGCGTCGTTGATTTGCGGCCGTTGCTCGCCAAGGGCGAGATGTTCGAATTCCTCCGCGCCAACCCGGCGCGCTTTGACGATCTCAAACTCGAAGACCATGGCTACAAAATCTTCTGGCTCGACGACGAGGGAGACGAAATCGATTTCGGGTCGGACTCCCTGCGCCAACGCGCCGTGAGGCAAGCTAGCCTCCTCCATCTCGCAAGCTGA
- the lpdA gene encoding dihydrolipoyl dehydrogenase — translation MSTYDLVVIGTGPGGYVCAIRAAQLGLKVAVVEKNATLGGTCLNIGCMPSKALLYASEMFEEAGHSFAKMGITVPAPKLDLAAMMAFKQQGIDGNTKGVEFLMKKNKIDVIHGKGKVLGAEKVEVTDADGKTQTVAAKNIVIATGSDVARLKGIEIDEKRIVSSTGALSLDKVPEKMVVVGAGVIGLELGSVWRRLGAQVTVVEYLDRILPGMDSEIVKQFQRILEKQGFAFKLGAKVTGVDGAGAKLKVTVEAAAGGNPEVLDADVVLVAIGRVPYTRDLGLKEAGVALDERGRIQIDDHFASSVKGIYAIGDVVAGPMLAHKAEDEGVAVAEILAGKAGHVNYDVIPGVVYTTPEVSSVGKTEDELKQAGVAYTVGKFPFTANGRSKVNQTTEGLVKILADAATDRVLGVHIVGREAGEMIHEAAVLMEFGGSAEDLARTCHAHPTRSEAVKEAALAVGKRAIHM, via the coding sequence ATGTCCACCTACGATCTCGTTGTTATCGGCACCGGCCCCGGCGGCTATGTCTGCGCGATTCGCGCGGCGCAACTCGGCCTCAAGGTCGCTGTGGTGGAGAAGAACGCCACGCTGGGCGGCACCTGCCTCAATATCGGCTGCATGCCGTCGAAGGCGCTGCTCTATGCCTCGGAGATGTTCGAGGAAGCCGGCCACTCCTTCGCCAAGATGGGCATCACGGTGCCGGCGCCGAAGCTCGACTTGGCGGCGATGATGGCTTTCAAGCAGCAGGGCATCGACGGCAACACCAAGGGCGTCGAATTCCTGATGAAGAAGAACAAGATCGACGTGATCCACGGCAAGGGCAAGGTGCTCGGCGCCGAAAAGGTCGAGGTCACCGACGCCGACGGCAAGACCCAGACCGTGGCGGCCAAGAACATCGTGATCGCCACCGGCTCCGATGTGGCGCGGCTGAAGGGCATCGAGATCGACGAGAAGCGGATCGTGTCGTCGACCGGCGCGCTGTCGCTCGACAAGGTGCCGGAGAAGATGGTGGTGGTCGGCGCCGGGGTGATCGGGCTCGAGCTCGGCTCGGTGTGGCGCCGGCTCGGCGCGCAGGTCACCGTGGTCGAATATCTCGACCGCATCCTACCCGGCATGGACAGCGAGATCGTCAAGCAATTCCAGCGCATCCTTGAAAAGCAGGGTTTCGCTTTCAAGCTCGGCGCCAAGGTGACCGGCGTCGATGGCGCCGGCGCCAAGCTCAAGGTGACGGTGGAGGCCGCCGCCGGCGGCAATCCGGAGGTGCTGGACGCCGATGTCGTGTTGGTGGCGATCGGGCGCGTGCCCTACACCAGGGACCTTGGCCTGAAGGAAGCCGGCGTCGCGCTCGACGAGCGCGGCCGGATCCAGATCGACGACCATTTTGCTTCCAGCGTGAAGGGCATCTACGCCATCGGCGACGTCGTCGCCGGGCCGATGCTGGCGCACAAGGCCGAGGACGAAGGCGTCGCGGTCGCCGAGATCTTGGCCGGCAAGGCTGGTCACGTGAATTACGACGTGATCCCGGGCGTGGTCTACACCACCCCGGAAGTGTCCTCGGTCGGCAAGACCGAGGACGAGCTGAAGCAGGCCGGCGTCGCCTACACCGTCGGCAAGTTTCCCTTCACCGCCAATGGCCGCTCCAAGGTCAACCAGACCACCGAGGGCCTGGTGAAGATACTCGCCGATGCCGCCACCGACCGCGTGCTCGGCGTGCATATTGTCGGCCGCGAGGCCGGCGAGATGATCCACGAGGCCGCGGTGCTGATGGAATTCGGCGGCTCCGCCGAAGACCTGGCGCGCACCTGCCACGCCCATCCGACCCGTTCCGAGGCGGTCAAGGAAGCCGCGCTTGCGGTCGGCAAGCGCGCCATCCATATGTGA